A single window of Botrytis cinerea B05.10 chromosome 3, complete sequence DNA harbors:
- the Bcmrpl3 gene encoding Bcmrpl3, whose amino-acid sequence MMKRLHLERWSNQLLSQNTRSVSTCPRRHALAQNLLPRTTSIPAYVRMNSTSTLAPKPEEIVFEDGEQPVEPPIQQPSPKKPSAKVAALHARLSLPSKLPLQTLARTLITPSANNNPAFNNAGLSRIGGDLLNYHVSEHLICTYPRLPLAVFYASVLAYSGPDTLHLVGRDWGVQPAFAPGQEVDVGLLQYKHLSPNGEASSTGKTTRKEAPYFRRGMASRVVYDDEFGDTVRKSNQVTNPQPMNNAYASFVKALIGAVYLHAGRAAAKTFIEQHILSRHLDLDKLFQFSQPVRDLARLCAREDFEAPVARILSETGRHSRSPVFVVGIYSGREKLGEAPGASLNEARIRASVAGLKSWYLYSPGRRSLPSEMEIPSGGKDGVKSWEPVHVDIGEIVA is encoded by the coding sequence atgatgaagaggttACATTTAGAAAGATGGAGCAACCAATTGCTTTCTCAAAATACTAGATCGGTTTCTACTTGTCCGAGGCGGCATGCTCTAGCACAAAATCTTCTCCCAAGGACGACTTCGATACCTGCATATGTCCGTATGAATTCAACATCTACACTTGCTCCCAAACCAGAAGAGATCGTTTTTGAAGATGGCGAACAGCCCGTCGAACCACCAATTCAACAACCCTCCCCCAAAAAACCCTCTGCGAAAGTAGCAGCTCTCCACGCCCGtctttctctcccctccaaaTTACCCCTCCAAACACTCGCTCGAACCCTCATTACCCCCTCCGCAAACAACAACCCAGCTTTCAATAATGCAGGACTCTCTCGTATCGGAGGTGATCTCCTAAATTACCACGTCTCCGAACATCTTATTTGTACATATCCGCGTTTACCATTGGCCGTGTTCTACGCAAGTGTTTTGGCATATAGTGGTCCTGATACTTTACATCTGGTTGGAAGAGACTGGGGTGTTCAACCTGCTTTTGCTCCTGGGCAAGAAGTTGATGTTGGTTTACTGCAATACAAGCATTTGTCGCCAAATGGAGAGGCCAGTTCTACAGGAAAAACCACCAGAAAAGAAGCGCCTTATTTTAGAAGAGGAATGGCATCTAGAGTTGtctatgatgatgaattcgGAGACACAGTCAGGAAATCGAATCAAGTCACCAATCCTCAACCAATGAACAATGCCTACGCCTCTTTCGTTAAAGCACTCATTGGTGCAGTCTATCTCCATGCAGGCCGCGCAGCAGCAAAAACATTCATCGAACAACATATCTTATCCCGTCACCTGGATCTCGACAagttatttcaattttcccaACCAGTTCGTGATCTCGCCCGTTTATGCGCACGCGAAGATTTCGAAGCACCAGTTGCTAGAATTTTGAGTGAAACAGGTCGACACTCTCGAAGTCCAGTTTTCGTAGTAGGAATTTACAGCGGAAGAGAAAAGTTGGGTGAGGCACCAGGTGCAAGTTTGAATGAGGCGAGAATTCGAGCTAGTGTTGCGGGACTAAAGTCTTGGTATCTTTATAGCCCAGGACGTAGGTCGTTGCCAagtgaaatggaaattccAAGTGGAGGGAAAGATGGAGTGAAGAGTTGGGAACCAGTGCATGTGGATATTGGAGAGATTGTTGCTTAA
- the Bcmcm3 gene encoding Bcmcm3, producing the protein MDGAQLRDEAVADRVRSAQEFLDPTDGAARSYRSEITDMLRKHQRRLIVSIDEVRAHNPELANGLLEQPFDFAQAFDRALFQIVQTLPNTNAKQSSEDTMYYCAFSGSFGQFACNPRTLSSTHLNRMVSLEGIVTRCSLVRPKVVKSVHYNEKKKIFHFREYKDQTMTASGASTSSVYPQEDEQGNPLVTEYGYSTYRDHQTISIQEMPERAPAGQLPRGVDVILDDDLVDKVKPGDRVQLVGIYRSLGNRNAGHSSALFKTVVLANNVVLLSSKSGGGIATHTITDTDIRNINKIAKKKNLFNLLSQSLAPSIYGHEHIKKAILLMLLGGLEKNLENGTHLRGDINILMVGDPSTAKSQVLRFVLNTAPLAIATTGRGSSGVGLTAAVTSDKETGERRLEAGAMVLADRGVVCIDEFDKMSDIDRVAIHEVMEQQTVTIAKAGIHTSLNARCSVIAAANPIFGQYDTHKDPHKNIALPDSLLSRFDLLFVVTDDIDDFRDRQISEHVLRMHRYRDPQTEEGAPVREQAHQTLGVGVEQEADANQVTPVYEKYNEMLHAGVTVTTGRGSHRRVEVLSIPFMKKYIQYAKTRVKPVLTQEASDRISEIYVALRNDDMQGNQRKTNAMTVRTLETIIRLSTAHAKSRLSNRVEEVDALAAESILRFALFKEVLEDEKKSKRRKTRPLEDESSGNESSSSEDDDSPAPTPNASSTRATRTPGTARTRASGTSSSRRNGATSSGAANDEENDDLYSASPARRSARASSSRVPTQSQTSFASSLPASQALRGTSSQSQSQSQNVEEGNEEEELAAGTAALNVSTGITPNRLQVFRTTMGQMMSTSLFEDDSAEVNAIIEAVNRRIGGGAGGSFEREEAVAALRAMDERNDIMYTEGDLVYKI; encoded by the exons ATGGACGGCGCACAATTAAGAGATGAGGCTGTCGCCGATCGTGTGCGGTCTGCacaagaatttcttgatcCAA CTGATGGCGCAGCAAGAAGTTATCGATCCGAAATTACTGATATGCTTCGGAAGCATCAGCGACGTTTAATCGTCAGTATCGATGAAGTTCGTGCACACAATCCTGAATTAGCAAATGGCCTTCTCGAACAGCCATTTGATTTTGCTCAAGCCTTCGATCGCGCACTATTTCAAATCGTACAAACACTTCCAAACACTAATGCGAAGCAATCTTCTGAAGATACTATGTACTATTGTGCATTTTCGGGAAGTTTTGGTCAATTTGCGTGTAATCCTAGAACGTTATCGAGTACGCACTTGAACAGGATGGTTAGTTTGGAAGGAATTGTCACAAGATGTTCATTAGTGAGGCCAAAGGTGGTCAAGAGTGTGCATTATaacgagaagaagaagatattccATTTCCGCGAATACAAGGATCAAACAATGACTGCTAGTGGAGCGAGTACGTCGAGTGTTTACCCACAGGAAGATGAACAGGGAAATCCGCTGGTTACGGAATATGGATACAGCACATACAGAGATCATCAAACAATATCTATTCAAGAAATGCCAGAACGAGCACCGGCAGGACAACTTCCGAGAGGTGTGGATGTTATTTTAGATGATGATTTGGTTGATAAAGTTAAGCCCGGTGATCGAGTACAACTTGTTGGAATTTACAGGAGTTTGGGAAATAGAAATGCAGGGCATAGCAGTGCGCTTTTTAAGACAGTAGTGTTAGCTAATAATGTGGTTCTTTTATCTTCGAAATCAGGAGGAGGCATTGCGACACACACCATTACCGATACCGACATTCGAAACATCAACAAGattgcaaagaagaagaatcttttcaatcttctttctcaatcctTAGCACCAAGTATCTATGGGCATGAGCATATCAAGAAAGCGATTCTTCTTATGCTGTTGGGTGGTCTGGAAAAGAATCTCGAGAATGGAACACATTTGAGAGGAGATATTAATATCCTTATGGTTGGTGATCCATCCACAGCCAAATCTCAAGTTCTTCGTTTTGTGCTCAATACCGCTCCACTCGCAATCGCAACAACAGGTCGAGGTTCTTCCGGTGTTGGTCTCACAGCCGCCGTTACATCTGATAAAGAAACTGGTGAACGTCGTCTCGAAGCTGGTGCTATGGTTCTGGCTGATCGCGGTGTGGTATGTATTGATGAATTCGATAAAATGTCCGACATAGACAGAGTTGCCATTCACGAAGTGATGGAACAACAAACTGTCACTATTGCCAAAGCTGGTATTCATACATCTCTCAACGCTCGCTGTTCCGTCATCGCAGCCGCCAATCCTATCTTCGGTCAATACGACACTCACAAAGACCCTCACAAGAATATCGCCCTTCCAGattctctcctttctcgTTTCGATTTATTGTTCGTTGTAACGGATGACATTGATGATTTCAGAGATCGACAAATATCCGAGCACGTTTTAAGAATGCACAGATATAGAGATCCACAAACCGAAGAAGGAGCCCCCGTTCGTGAGCAAGCACACCAAACACTCGGTGTTGGTGTAGAACAAGAAGCAGATGCGAACCAAGTAACACCTGTCTACGAAAAATATAATGAGATGCTACACGCCGGTGTAACTGTCACTACTGGCCGAGGATCGCATCGCAGAGTTGAAGTTTTGAGTATTCCTTTCATGAAGAAGTATATTCAATACGCCAAAACTCGAGTAAAGCCAGTCTTGACACAAGAAGCTAGTGATAGGATTAGCGAGATATATGTAGCGCTAAGAAACGACGACATGCAAGGAAATCAACGAAAGACAAACGCCATGACCGTTAGAACATTGGAAACCATCATCCGTTTGAGTACTGCGCATGCAAAGTCTAGATTAAGTAACAGAGTTGAGGAGGTAGATGCATTGGCTGCTGAAAGCATTTTGAGGTTTGCACTGTTCAAGGAAGTGCTTgaggatgaaaagaaatcaaagaggagaaagactAGACCTCTTGAAGATGAATCTTCAGGAAATGAGAGTTCATCCTCAGAGGATGATGATTCACCAGCTCCTACTCCTAATGCATCATCTACGAGGGCAACCCGTACGCCAGGTACAGCCAGAACTAGAGCTTCAGGCACTTCTTCATCTAGAAGAAATGGAGCGACTTCAAGTGGGGCAGCGAATGATGAggaaaatgatgatttgTATTCAGCAAGTCCAGCGCGTCGTTCAGCAAGAGCATCCTCGAGTCGCGTACCAACACAATCACAAACTTCTTTCGCTTCCTCCTTACCCGCTTCTCAGGCATTGAGAGGTACTTCGAGTCAATCGCAGTCTCAATCACAGAATGTAGAGGAGGgtaatgaagaagaggaactTGCAGCTGGAACTGCAGCCCTGAATGTCTCTACAGGTATCACACCTAACCGTCTACAAGTGTTCCGTACGACGATGGGTCAAATGATGAGCACATCTCTGTTTGAGGATGATAGTGCTGAGGTGAATGCTATTATCGAGGCAGTCAATAGACGTATTGGAGGTGGAGCAGGAGGTAGTTTTGAGAGGGAAGAAGCAGTAGCGGCGTTGAGAGCAATGGATGAGCGAAATGATATCATGTACACTGAGGGAGATTTGGTTTATAAAATCTAG
- the Bcmak32 gene encoding Bcmak32, producing the protein MEQDVPISNDQEIDFCTLGMFIIDEIHYLPPTPSVYDVLGGAGSYSALGARLFSPPPLSKTISWIVDKGSDFPPSISSQITAWQTSCLIRTDPTRLTTRGWNGYDSNETRSFKYTTPKLRLDESSIASHPPLLFAKSFHLICSPNRCIDLVTRILSLRKSQSPNYPKPLFVWEPVPDLCTPDELLNCTNVLPYIDVLSPNHSELAGFMGDPDSGMTPEGEVSMEAVERSCEQLLSSMPLQSYAIVVRCGALGCYVAKNGGRNRRAEKNRRKRPANRSRGGLTLDMNMEDLFAGLLSDSGEITFERNDYVPVDPGIEKWIPAYHQAGDGEEEHKVVDPTGGGNAFLGGLAVALARGKGIIEASCWGSVAASFAIEQVGVPVLGVLEESEGMEGEEDDWVEEGDGEEDEDDTREMETWNGVVVQERLREFMGRVDIAPSECPSR; encoded by the exons ATGGAGCAAGATGTTCCAATATCTAACGATCAAGAAATCGATTTTTGTACTCTGGGAATGTTTATAATTG ATGAGATACACTACCTCCCACCAACTCCCTCAGTATATGATGTCCTCGGTGGGGCCGGTTCCTATTCCGCCTTAGGTGCCcgtctcttctctcctccacCACTCTCCAAAACAATCTCTTGGATAGTAGATAAAGGCTCCGACTTTCCCCCCTCAATATCATCTCAAATAACCGCCTGGCAAACCTCTTGTCTAATCCGTACCGATCCCACCCGTCTCACAACTCGCGGTTGGAATGGTTACGACAGCAACGAAACCCGCTCATTCAAATACACCACCCCCAAACTCCGGCTGGACGAATCATCCATAGcttctcatcctcctcttTTATTCGCAAAATCTTTTCACCTCATATGTTCCCCCAATCGCTGTATAGATCTCGTAACACGCATTCTCTCACTGCGGAAATCACAATCTCCCAATTATCCCAAACCACTCTTTGTATGGGAACCAGTCCCAGATCTCTGTACACCAGATGAACTTTTAAATTGTACAAATGTCCTTCCATATATCGACGTTCTCTCGCCAAATCACTCGGAACTAGCAGGTTTCATGGGCGATCCTGATTCCGGTATGACTCCTGAAGGGGAAGTATCAATGGAAGCAGTAGAACGTTCTTGTGAACAACTCTTATCTTCAATGCCATTGCAATCTTACGCAATTGTTGTAAGATGTGGAGCATTAGGATGTTATGTTGCAAAGAACGGAGGAAGAAATAGACGCGCGGAGAAAAATCGAAGAAAACGTCCGGCGAACAGATCTAGAGGTGGATTGACACTAGATATGAATATGGAAGATCTATTTGCAGGATTACTCAGCGATTCGGGAGAAATAACTTTCGAAAGAAACGACTATGTTCCTGTCGATCCGGGGATTGAGAAATGGATTCCGGCTTATCATCAAGCtggagatggggaggaggaaCATAAAGTGGTAGATCCGACGGGAGGCGGAAATGCATTCTTAGGTGGTTTGGCAGTGGCGTTGGCAAGGGGGAAAGGCATCATAGAAGCTAGTTGCTGGGGAAGTGTAGCAGCTAGTTTTGCGATTGAACAGGTGGGGGTACCAGTCCTGGGTGTTTTGGAAGAGAGCGAGGGgatggaaggggaggaagatGACTGGGTTGAGGAAggtgatggagaggaagacgaagatgatacaagggaaatggaaacgTGGAATGGAGTAGTGGTTcaggagagattgagagagtTTATGGGGAGAGTAGATATTGCACCTAGTGAATGTCCATCTAGGTAG
- the Bcsrv2 gene encoding Bcsrv2, whose protein sequence is MSQQPEAVNNMHNLTTLIKRLEAATSRLEDIASSTIPPPASSSIPLISPPAEAAKTNGTTPPPPTIQTPDIKKIIEDPIPGVVSEFDNFIQGAVKKYVNLSDEIGGVVAQQASSVLKAYVGQRRYILITTKSKKPGMQDEPFQKLIKPLQDSFTAVDDIRKSNRASPFFNHLSAVSESIGVLAWVTMDNKPFKHVDESLGSAQYYGNRVLKEFKEKDPKQVEWIQAFYQIFKDLSEYAKDNFPNGIPWNPKGEDLEVAIKDVDEKAPAPPAPHPKAATAGGAAPPPPPPPPPPPVFDDIPSKPAPNQADSGAGLGAVFSELNKGADVTKGLRKVNADQMTHKNPSLRAGATVPTRSDSQSSINSNRGKSPAPGKKPKPESMRTKKPPVKKLEGNKWFIENYENESEPITIEASISHSILISRCSKTTIIIKGKANAISIDNSPRLALVIDSLVSSIDVIKAPNFALQVLGTLPTIMMDQVDGAQIYLGKESLNTEVFTSKCSSVNVLLPDLESADGEGDYKEVPLPEQLRTWVENGKVKSEIVEHAG, encoded by the exons ATGTCTCAACAACCTGAAGCTGTAAATAATATGCATAATTTGACTACGCTCATAAAACG ACTCGAAGCCGCAACCTCTCGTCTTGAAGATATAGCTTCCTCTACCATTCCACCACCTgcttcatcatccatccctctAATTTCTCCTCCGGCCGAAGCTGCGAAAACAAATGGCACAACTCCGCCGCCGCCAACGATCCAAACAccagatatcaaaaagatcatCGAGGATCCAATCCCAGGAGTAGTCTCAGAGTTCGATAATTTTATTCAGGGGGCGGTTAAGAAATATGTTAACTTGAGTGATGAGATTGGAGGGGTTGTTGCGCAGCAG GCATCTAGTGTATTGAAGGCATATGTCGGACAacgaagatatattttgatcaCTACAAAGTCAAAGAAACCTGGCATGCAAGATGAACCATTCCAAAAGCTCATCAAACCTCTTCAGGATTCATTTACTGCCGTTGATGATATCCGAAAGTCCAATCGTGcatctccattcttcaatcatctcaGTGCTGTTTCTGAAAGTATTGGTGTACTTGCCTGGGTTACAATGGACAACAAACCATTTAAACATGTCGATGAATCATTGGGATCTGCTCAATATTACGGAAACAGAGTATTGAAGGAATTTAAGGAGAA AGACCCAAAACAAGTCGAATGGATTCAAGCATTCTATCAAATCTTTAAAGATCTCAGCGAATATGCTAAGGATAACTTCCCAAACGGTATTCCATGGAATCCAAAGGGtgaagatttggaagttGCGATTAAGGATGTAGATGAAAAGGCTCCAGCCCCTCCTGCTCCTCATCCAAAGGCTGCAACTGCTGGAGGTGccgcaccaccaccaccccctccacctcctcctccaccagtCTTCGATGACATTCCATCAAAGCCAGCACCAAACCAAGCAGATTCAGGTGCTGGACTAGGAGCCGTTTTCTCTGAACTGAATAAAGGAGCAGACGTTACAAAAGGATTGCGCAAAGTGAATGCTGATCAAATGACACATAAAAATCCTTCTTTGAGAGCAGGTGCTACAGTTCCCACCAGAAGTGATAGTCAATCCAGTATTAATTCGAACCGAGGAAAGAGTCCTGCTCCTGGTAAAAAGCCCAAGCCAGAGAGTATGAGAACTAAGAAACCCCCTGTTAAAAAATTGGAGGGTAACAAGTGGTTTATT GAAAACTACGAAAACGAGTCTGAGCCAATCACAATTGAAGCATCTATTTCACACTCGATCCTCATTTCCCGCTGCTCAAAAACCACTATTATCATTAAAGGAAAAGCAAACGCTATTTCTATTGACAACTCCCCTCGTCTTGCCTTGGTAATTGATAGTCTCGTCTCATCGATTGATGTTATCAAAGCACCAAACTTCGCACTTCAAGTACTGGGCACATTGCCAACGATTATGATGGATCAAGTTGATGGTGCTCAAATTTACTTGGGGAAGGAGAGTTTGAACACGGAAGTCTTCACGAGTAAATGTAGTAGTGTCAATGTGCTACTTCCAGATTTGGAGAGTGCAGACGGGGAAGGAGATTACAAGGAGGTGCCGTTGCCCGAACAGTTGAGGACTTGGGTGGAGAATGGAAAGGTCAAGAGTGAGATTGTTGAACATGCTGGATAG